The nucleotide window AAATGGTTAACATATTCATGGCATGTACATTATATAAgtattgtggtgggccacacataacctTCACCATATCATCGCCTAATACAATCCTTATGTGCAAGCTACTGTCCTCAAAAAGACAAATTTATCCTCGTGTTGAAGGCTAGCTAggggctcactataatgtttgtgtcacatccactccattcaagttttgccaactcattttggggcatgacctgaaaaaatgagatagatcttaaaattaagtgggccatactacaggAACAACGGGAATGTAAACTCCCGCCATCAAAATCTTTTAGCTTTATGCCATtgaaactgttcataaggttattcatACTAGGATTAATGGGATAGCAAAATATTAATCTGATCCGTATAAGCACGTATGGTGAGATTTAACTGGATAGCCAAGATGGGGCCATGCAAAGAATGTTTAAAATGGATGTGGATTGGGTACCACcactttggtgcggtccacttgagttttggcctaaaatttaggctcaacccctaaactgaattgaaaaaagggatgggcggtgtggataaaccacatacattcatggtggaccCAATACAGTTTACTTAGTAAGACAAAGGCTCGTTAATTCGATCTTTTCATCCCGGGGCTGCTCATCTTAAGTTATTTATCctgtattcatgctgtccatatgttttttccaatcattttagagcatcattgtaaaaaataaagcatatttaaacattaggtggaccatgccatagaaaTCCTGATGATTGGCTATACTACTAGAAACTCATCAGGGCCATATTATTGTTTTGGCAGTGTTTATACTTTTGTGGTgtattaattgtcaatcaccacggtttcatatggcatggtccacatgatatttggatctgcttcatttttgagacgaTGCCCTgcaactagaggtgtacatgaaacgagctagctcggttagctcgcttgacttgactcgaaaaagccaacttagttcgaagctaagttcgagccgagttgaactgattttttgagcttgaaaatgagttcgagcaggccccggCTCAACTTGGATCGATTCGAattcggatcaaaccagtttggtgacttggttactttcccattgatgttactcaccaactgtttgataaaatggctcaacgaaatgtggctggtggcaaggaaagtttggctagtggcaaagaaggtttggccggtggcaagcaaggtatatAGATCAAACAAATggcttgttttttattttttgggtttttatattacctagaaggtgtttgataaaacacctataaaaccattgcctaTATTTGTAAAATAGTGAGTTTTTAAAGttgtagttcaggtgtttgtgaaaaatggctcaatggcaaactcggcccgagctgcccGACctactgaccgaactgagcccAGCTGGCCATCAGGCTCAAGATCAAGCtaagccaagttcgagttgaggtcgGCCAGTGTtggagtcgagttgagctgaggccagctcgactcggtttgactcgatgtacacccttacCTGCAACGATATGGAAAACggtcatcaaggtggaccccacgttaAAGGCcacacacctaatccgctccatctgaacattgagtgggccacacttgcacaTGCGATTTCGTCCCTTCCTACGTGTATTTCCTCTTTGAGGATCATAACCGGTGATCGCCtcatgaacggtcctgatcttgCACGTGTGCTTCGCATAGACACATGTGAGGCCAATGGAGACACAAACCGCCGTAATGCTGCTATCTGCGGTAGAACAGAGTCGGAAAATCTCAGATCTCGCGCCCAAATCTGAGTATAAATACCTTCCGTTTCCAGGCAAGTGTAGGATTCAAACTCTTTTTTTCTCATAGATTTTCAAAATCCTTCTTTCGAAGATCGAGAAACTCgatttctagggttagggtttctgcaTTTTCATCCAAGAATCCGATACAGAATGcgatttctagggtttcaagAGTTTCGGATGCGAAGAATCTGAAAGAGAGAAGAAGTTCCGATCTACCATTTGATAGAAGCAGTCCCTGCTCTTCTGGTTAGTTAGATCCCTATCAGATCTCCATTCTATGAACTTTTTGAAATTCGGCTATTTTATTGCTGTTTTTTGAATTGTCGATTACTGCGGTAGGGTTCCCTCTCTTCCTCTTGCATATTCTATGGATCAGCTTGATGGAGATATCTGTTGCTTACTATGTTTGGTGGAATCAAAAGAAGTTTAGAATTTCAATCTTTGATCTGGGTTTGTAGGCATAATTTTGGTATTTGATTCTCTGATTAGTGATTTTCGATCTGTTCtggttttctattttctttgagtTTATGAAATTTGGTATCGAGTTGATGTAGAAATCCTTTCTCTACCAGTGGTTTGAAGAGGTTCAGATCTGTGGCTTTGAAGCACCGTTCTTTCTTTCTCTGCCTTTAAAATTTCTATTGAAGTGATGCAATGCTTAGCACATCCTACTGGTGTTTTCAGACAAGATAAACACAGGCGTGGCCTGTTGTTAATTGATTAGGATAGTTCTTCTGGTGCCTAGTGTTTGTTGATCCTGATCGTTCATCTGATGGGCTCACTTTGCATGAGCAGTGTTGCAAAAGGGTAGGATAATTCTATCGTTCTGGTTCTTGAACTGTGAATGGATGTCTGAGAAAATAAATATATCCAGTTTATGTGGAATGCAAAAAGCCACCTCAGAAGGCGGGAATTGTTTGATGCATGTGAATTTTGTTCATCATGCATACATTGTTATGACCCACCAGAGGGATGATCTGGAATGCTGAAAAGCATGGCCCACTTATACTGCATGATGGGCTGGATGAAACAACATTCGTTAGCATTTATAGTATGCATTTTCTATttgaataatatatattttattaggaATTCATTGTAGCCATTTATTTGCTGACAGGTGAAAACGGGAAGGAGATAATACGGAGTCTTATATGCAAGAGAGTTGTTGGATTGTAAAGATTTGTGGCTTTTCTTCTGTCTATTTGTTCTGAAATTTAAGTCCTGAGCTCAACAGATGGAAGAGgaaaaaaggaggaagaaaaacaagaaaaaaagaggCAAACAATCTAAAGTGACAGATGTAGCATTTGCCAATGGAGAAACAGCTCCTGCGCAGAATCATCATGCGCAAAACTCAGATAATGCTTGCATTCAAAATGCTGGTGTGTCAGAATCGGATGTAGAGGTGAACAGCCATAAAACCGATGACTCAAGAAGTGTAAGTTCCATTACAAGTTACCAGAATGCATGCATCTCTTGATAAATTGGGTTGGTTTTGGATTTTATTGATCTTGTTCTAGATCGGGAATGTTTACTTCTAACGACAAATGCTTTCTGCACGTCACTCTGACTGGTACAAGTACCCAGCCTTTCTACTTCTAGTCATACAACAACATATAACCAAAAGTAGAAAGGATGGGTGTATTTTGTAGTCAGAGTGTGTGTAAATAGTCTCTGTTTATTTTTAGTTAACTGTAGAATAGGTAGCGGCAGATGGACAAACCCCAGCATTTGGACCTGTTGCTGGACACAGACCTGTCTCCAGACATAACCAATGCTCATCTGCTTCTCTCCttcatattcatttttttttccctgaGAGAGAACAACAGTTTTTTTGAAAAGCTGCAAAAGCGGGAAAAGAATACAATCCGGAGGAAACAAAAGACTCAAAGAGGAAAGCCAGCTAATGTGGCCTTAACATGCACAGCCTAACCCACAACAAGACTTTTGACTTTACAAATGACCAGTTTTCACCCTCGCACTCATTCCTAAAGCAATGCCCATTCCTAGCTCCCCATAAAGCCCAAAAAACAGCTGTTATGACCAATCTCCAAATGGCTTTCCCAGATTTGCCAACTCCATGCTACGCCCAAAGCAGGTCCCCCACAAACTTTGGCATTACCTAGTTGGCATGCAGCAGGCATAGGAAATGATCCCAGACTCTACGGGCAAAAGAATAATGAATGAATAGGTGATCAGTCGATTCCCCTTAAGGGTTCCAACATCCTTATTTTTGAAAACCATTGGTGGTGACCCGGGCATAGGTCCGTCTGATCATTTATTTCAAGGTCCATGATGGATTCTCCTTTGTAGTGGTCTGTGGGTCGAGATTTTGCATCTCATACAATGTTGTGGTTTGTGTCTTTGGAGTTTGATGTGTATTGAAGTAAAGAAATGTTACCTACTAGCGTGTAGAGATGAGGCATGCTATATCCATCTTCTGCCCAAGCTTGATCCTATGCTAGTCTTACATTGTCTGCTTTTTTagctttttaattatttattttgtttattttttaattttgggtTCCTCGCCTTCTCTTGCTGGCATTTGATATTCTTTctacaattttttaattttatttttcctgtAAAGGTTGTGCTGGAGGAAGAAATCAGACAATTAGAAGCTGAAAAACATTCTTGGATACGAAGAGAGGTAACTTTCTCTTATTTGAACTCTATTGGCTGTTTTCCTTTATCAacagcatttttttatttttgacctTTGGAGATTGGCTCCTAGAAATGCCTGGAAGAAGACATAAACCAAGTCATGTTGGACAAGCATTCTTGGATCTTGAAAGAGGTGGGAATTTATTTCCTGATGTCTTATAATGTGTCAGCATATTTTTTAAGGGCtttgctaacatccccaccttcatgggatGTTAGCAATGTCCCCGAAACTTTTGAATGATGCGTGGGACGCCCAATcgtcaatctgaaccatccattcttttgcaaAAATAGggacaagccatggtgcaaaaaataTGCCAGTCGGATGATTCTAAGCATCTCTATTCATTAGTATGAGAATTGAGAAATGGACAGTCGAGATTGATCTGAtaaacaaaatatgtccaatcgTTATCCTGAACCATCAATTTGGTAGGTCCCACTTTGAAATGATTATTATTTCAAAGTAGctctttggtttgatgattctatcCATGCGATATATGGCTTGTAAAAAACAgacggttgtaacaaattggcctcaTTCCTAGGGTTAGGACCATCTGATCAATGTGCTTCTTGTTCCGTGGCTTGGTCCCAATGGTACTATTGCATGAACCAACCGGATTGATGATTGGATGTCTCATGTGTGTCATTCAAAAGCTCTAAGGATGTTGTTAATGTGTCCATGAAGACGGGGACATTTTAGCAAACCCCTTTTTATAGGATCTCTAGTAATTGATGAACTTAACTAACCAAATGATCTACAGGCGAGCTTAGAGGAGAAAATTAGACTTCTACAAGTTGAAAAGGATTCTTGCATGCAGAAAGAGGTATTGTTTTTTATTAgctgcatgattttttattttttttttcggcGTCATATAAGTATGTTAAAGCTGGTAGGATGTGGAGAATGTGCAAGAGCTAGCATTGGCTTCTTAGGCGCAATTTGCTCTTAAACACACACATGGAAATGATTCCATGCTAACATTACAACCATAATTATGGCGGTAATAATTGGAAATGGGCTCCATCGTGCACACCCTCATTCATTTGGGCATGGCCCCAAAATAGGCCAAATGGaaagtcatgtgggccacatcagcaGGCACCTATCATTCATTTGCACTTGGCCCCACCTGAGTGTCAAAATGGCCTGATTTTCGTGGCATCCCTATGTCGAGGGCAGATGTTTTGAATCAATGTGTTGGATTGCACATCCACAACATGGTGGGCTTTCCACGAAATCAAGGGTGGCGTCCCTTCTCAactattccctgtggtgtggctcacctgagttcccatTCAGCCTGATTTTTCAAGGCATGCCCAAACGAGGCAGGGTGCGCATGATGGTGTGGGTTGGATGTCCTACATGCATCACGTCtggtgtgtgtgcatgcacatgTTTAATTGTATTCTTATTATTTTAGAGTATCTATTTATATTCTTGGTATACTAAGAATATTTggctaattaaaaaatatataggtTAACTTGCTTGTGCGTGAGCGAGTGTGTGTTTAATTTATATGCTTATTATGCTAGAATATCTCTTTATATTCTTATTATATTAGAATATCTGGCTAACTGAATGATCTACAGGTCAACTTAGAGGAGAAAATCCGACAGTTACAGGATGAGAGAGATTCTTGGCTCCAAATGGAGGTAGTTTTTTTCATTacaatgctgccggattttcagATGGACCATGGGAATGTGTTAAAGTTGGTAGTTTGAATAATATGTTGAAAAGGGAGCATCAACTCCTAATTGCACTTAGGATGTGTTTGGAAGATACCCTCAGTCTACATTTCTGGTTGGAAAAAGCAGCACATTTGGAAAAGCCTGAGAAGCAGATTCTGCATTGGGCTAGCAGTTGAATGTCAAACTGGCCAAAATAAAGATTTTGCCTCAGCTGTAATGAGCAGGATATTGATCTTTTGTGGATATCTATCCCAACCGACTGCTATATAATTTTCATGACACCCAAATGCAGCCTTAGTTTGCTTTTAACACTGCAATCCAGAAAGCGCCCATGAATGGCTGTGGGGGCGTATGTATATGCATTACATGCCCCTGCTATCTATTGATATTCTTATAATGCTAGGCTttctgcaaaaaataaaataaaatgtggtCTTGCTGCAGCACAGGAGTAGTTTAGCTAATTCACTGATCTGCAGGCCAGGTTGGAGGAGAAAATCAAACAGTTACAGAGCGAAAAACGTTCTTGGATCCTTAAGGAGGTGAATGTGTTCATTATCCTCTTTCCTGATGTTCCAGTAAAAGATCACACTGTGTTAAAGAAGTTAGGATGTTATGGGTAGACTGGCTAGGGTCATAAACATTTTGTCCACACTCAATGTTCCTTTCCATTGCACTTTGTGTGCATGTAGGTGGGCACACCTACATTAATGGTTTTTCATTtatgcacacgcacacgcacatcAGTGGGCTTGCATTTTCGCACAATTCTTGGCTTTCTTGAAAATGTGTGTCTTGCAACACAACTAACTCAATGATCTACAGGCCAGCTTAGAGGAAAAAATCAAACACTTAGAGAGTGGCAATGACTCATGGGTCCTAAAGGAGGTAACTACTTTCGTTGTAATGGTGCAGAGGCTATTATAATTGCACTATATCGATGTTTTTAGGGTCTCTCTTTCTCACGAGAGAAATATTATGGTAGTTGGAACATATGCTGACATTGTGTATATTTACACCCATGCTTGCCATTTCCTTTGTAGTTTTCCATTGAAACCACAATGTTAGAAAAATTTTCCTCATTGACAAGTCCTCTGTTTTAACACATCCCACATTTGTCAATGCTCAAATGTGCCACAATCCATCTTCAACACACGTCTCACCTCCCGTCTTCaagaattttttgttttttccaagcAACAGATTTGGAAATAGTGgaattttttcaagaaaatcttctGGAAAAACAATCGAGGGAAATGGTTTctccattcccactgtttcctagaaATGTTGTTTCCTGAGAAACaccattttatcaatttttttttcttcttccatgaatccaaacaagccctaaaggaAATTTCAGGATTAAATAAAGATGTATTTCTTGGTGATTGTTTGGTGTTGATGTGGTGTAACGGGTAGCTCTTGGTTGTTGTTTGCCTCTGTGCTTgtcttaataaattttttttttcaccgaACAGTAAAAAAGCTCTAAAATTCAAAAGCCCAGTAGATTTGAATTTTTGGTCTTGCGGAAGGGGATCTCTTATCCTTTGCTTTCTCTGAGCATATGAGTCTTGAACTCAGATACTCGGGTTTTTTTAGTAAGGCTACAGGTATCATAGGGTTGCATAACTCTGGTGATTTATAAATCACAGAAATCAGTTTTCCTCATATCTTATTTGTTTGTTGAGCTTGAACTTTATCTATGTGCATGTATGCCTTTCAATCAGGGCATTCATCTATCACTCGATTATCCCTGAATTCAATTTGGCAGAAATTTTAAGATATCCTTCTTGTTTACATGCAGAAAACAGAATATAGTGATGATATCTGTGGTTCTTTATCGTTATGAAGTTGATTATTGCTCTCATCTTTTGCAGAATTCAAACAAGGAGATGATTGCTAGATTGAACAAAGTAAATATTGGACTGCAAGCACAGGTATTTGCCTACGCTATTTTGAGTACTCCGTACTTGAAAAATGCCACCTAAACAGGTGTTTGAACATTAAACATAGCAACCAACCAGTTGAATGTAGCCTGAAAATGCATAGATGGCTTGTATATTTTCAAGAAGCTGCTCAATAGATGTTTTTTTTCCCGTCTGCTTTTATCTTTTTTCTTACTATAATAAAATTGAATGGTTATTTACATCTCTCTTTGCAATAATAGATTAAAGTCTCTTCCCACCTTTTCTTGGCGGATAGACATGGCTGAAGCTGTACATCGAGGCCAAGGTTTGAAGTCATCTGATACCAGTACGTATCGCTCCTGAATGATTTGGCTGAATTGGCCTGAAACAGCCTGATGCAGGGGCTATACAGGGCCATATCAGTGGTGAACAATACTATACCCAATACACCGATTTAAAACCTTGATCGAGACTAACTGTTATCTTGCCATTTCAATTAGTCTACTTCATATTCTTTATGCAGAAATTTGTGATGAGAATGCTTGATTAGTCACAACTCACACCCAAGGCTGAAATCTAGTATTTATTACCTTGTAATTTAGTAATATTGCCCATCAACGATGCCATCCAAGGAAAGGATTAGGCTTTCTATTTAATTCATCATGGTAATGAAATGTTATTGTCTCTGCTATATATAATGCGAGGAGCCAAGGACATTTTTGCCCATGCAATTAGTTTTAGGAGGGTTGTGGCCTTTGAGATTCTATAGGacattaagggggtgtttggatcgttagttacttaagataagctacttatgcctcaagtagcttatcttgatttctacttattaagttgaAGTGATTAACTTTAAGTTAAAAAgtttgatcttaaaccaaacttacttatctcaaataagttacttatctactgctgtcagtggaaaagtaacttatttggtggtatccaaacaggccctaaatgagattttttctctgtgtgtgtgtgtgtgtgtgtgtttctggAAATTTGAAAATCTGCTTGCTcataaatggatggcttggaattTAGCTGCCtgaatggacgatttggattttATCCATTCCTCGCTGCTCCTTTTTTGTGCGTGAGTAGCCCACTCCCACCTCCCTTTGCGTTCATATGTAGCCTACGTGATGAGGCTATCCAACATTGGCTATGTGAAGCCCACCATGAAGGTTGGGTAACATCCCACCCGTCCATCTGTTGCGCTGCCTCATGTTAGGATGTCAGAACTCCAAATGCCACATGTTAGAATTTTTTCTCTTCCAGAACCAGTCATTGTTGTAAGCTGCCCATGCCAAAATGTTGGAACTTACACAATTTCAGGATTTTGGATTGCCATTGCATGGCCTTGTAACCACTTCCAGTACGATGTGGTTTGTTTTTCATGTGTGGCTAATATTCTTCCATCTTTCCTTCATGACTTCTTTCTGCTTTCTATATTTTGATGTGATGCAGCAGTTTGCCTTTCTTTTTTATTATCCATTTGCTTAGAGAAAGTATCTCATGCTTCGGTGCTTAAAAAGCTTCTGAATATTCATTCACATCTTTGGTTCATCAATTCATCGTAAACTGCTGTAATCTGCAAAGACTGAAATGTTTCTGATATGGATATTAAATAACAAAGCTTGGCAGGTGAAGGAGTTGGAAGAATCTAGAAACAGTCTCTTACAAGAAAACCAACAGTTGGTGGAAAGTGCGTCTTTTCTGGAAGCACGAATTCAATATCTTGAAAGGGACGTCTCCTTTCCTGCCTCAACAGCAGAGACAACGAAGGTCAGCTTTTACATTCTTCTAGTTTCTTAGGGCCAGTTTGAAAACCTGATTTTTCCAGGGGATGGGATGCTGACACAGCCGGAGTTCAGTGTGGTCTTTGAGATGCGAATTAGATGAATTCAAGATCTAGCAATACTTGCTAGTAATTTAAGTGCAACACATGCCAAAGCAAAAAAATTGCAAGAAGAATTCTtcaaagaaaaaacaaaataagttTTCATTCCATCATATCCTTCAACACATGTTGAACAAGGCCTATGTATAGGctaaagaaaaacaaataagcCCTAATAACCACCCTTTAACCTTAAGGGTATTTTAGTTATTACACAACTTTCCTCAGTCCCTCAGCTCTTGCCACGCTCAACTTTGGCAAACTCCATAGAATCTTCGTCCAAGCTCTGCGTAGATCTTTGAAAGAGATTCCAACAAAGGTTTTGTGATTCAGCGCCCAAGGACATGTTCTCAATGATTCTCTCTGTGATTGTTGAGGTTGGCAGCCCTTCACCCCTGAATATGTCTGTTTGTTTCAAGATCCAACTCCCAGCACAGAGCTAGCAGCTAGAGCTCCACAGAACTCTGCTCCTAAATTTGGAAGGACGTCTGCACCTGATTTCTAGTACTCCAATCACCCTTTCCCAAATTGACCAAACAATAccaaacaaattgaaaaaaacTATACCAAAGACTGTGGGCAGTTAGTGGCGCAGGAGATGGTTCACATTATTTTCATCCTTCTTACACATCGTGTATCTGTTGGGGAAGGATTAGACATCTTTTCTCGAGCTGATTGACGATAAGGATCTTTTCCTTTGCCACCATCTACATGAAAGCTGCAATGCGAAGGGGAGCAGCCGTTTACCATATGAATGTGGGCTCTTTTAGACACCCACTCTTAATAAAACCAGGAATCTGGAAGCCGGAGAGCAATCGCCTATCCACACATCTTCCCACATTCTTACCTTATCACCTTAGATGACTCTCAATCTCATGCCTTCCTGAAGAGTTTTTCCCGAGATTTTTCTTCTATCCCCCATTTTGCAAATTTGCTTTCCAAACCTCGGATTTTGTCATTTTCCCCATTGAGATTACGGTTGGGGTCCCACCACCATTTCCCAGCCTGTATTTGTCTTCCACTTAGGGTTTGAAATCGGTGCGTTACGTAATGTATCTTTCACCACTGATTCCACTACGTATCGCCCATATCATTCATGGGCGATACTGGTACGTATGGGTCGATGCATACTGGTTTCGgatgatactttaaaccttgcTTCCACTACCCTCAGAGCATTCTTCTCAGTTTTGAATGTCCTCCACCATTTGGAGAGGAGATTGAAATTCCTCTCTAGGTTGCTGCCCAAGCCCAGGCTGCCTCCATATTTGGACTGTGCCACTTCTCTTTAcaagttcatttttttttatggtcACTATTCCCTCCCATAGAAAGTATGATTTGTTTCGGCCTTTTCTGCCACCTTTGAAGGGACTTTACATACGGATAAGTAATAAACAGGGAGTTTAGATAGGGACATTTTAATCAGAGGGATGCTGTCACCGAAAGAGAGGTAGTCCTCTTTCACAACTTAAACCAAATAAACaaggaaaaaacaaaataaacaaaaagcGACTTAATTAAAACCCTAAAGCTAGCGTGCATTTAACATTGTGGGGCCCGCACATGTGATCAAGCGGGCTCCATGTGGAGTTGTAGCTTTGTTTGCATCAGATGCGCTCCATCTACCCAAATTGACAGACTCTGCTGATTTATGATGTTGCTAGAGTTCTGTTCATAGTTTGGTTTGTTACTCTTGTGCATTTCACTCTCTGGAAGCTTGAAGCTGAACCCCCGAAATCTTCAATATCTGAGTTTTGACTCAACTGAGTCAGTTGGAAATTCGTCGCGTTTATAAAGCATGACCTAGTTAATCATCAAGTTTGCTAATGTTTTATGAAATTAAGAGTTTGGATTAATCTTACCAGGCTGAGTGTACTCAGCCGAATGTCATGAAGTTCATGGCATGAAAttccaaattttcatgatatttggtgaaaCAAACGTGCCCTAAGCAAAAATAGAATGAGGGATATGTATTTGCATTTTTTTCGGTGGTCTTTTAATAAGATGCTATTACCCATAAAAAAGATATTTGCGTCGGCATTGAATGTGGCTTTAGCATAAAGTGTGCAATGTTTGTCATCCATTCTTTCAGAATGTCGACTGTTGATTAGGATATTTTTGGAATCCTACCTTCTGTCTGTACTTTCTAGTATTCTATAGTCCTTCAACAGCAAGGTGGAATTGTCCTGATGGTTGGATATTTGGGGTGTGCTTGCCTATCCATGGGAGGGagatgaatggtcctgatctcGCACATGTTAGCCACTTATATGGAAATTGAGCCCTTGATGTCTGAGGAGAAGTGACAAACACCATGTCTTTTCCCCAAAATATTAGGGTAATCTGGTCTTCAGAGAAGTGGATTGTTCCTAATGTGtctctatgtttttttttcatGATATGGTGCAGCAAGACCCTAAAGATGAAGATGCGAGCAGTTTAGTAGAAGCTGCCTCTGCGATGGTTGAGAAGCTGGTTGCTGAAAATGCTGAGCTCGTTGAAAAAGTAAGTTTCGGTGGACTCTTCTTGTCTCTCTTTTTAATCTTAATATTCCTGGCTGCATACTTTCCCTGCTTTGATGGGGGCTTGATTTGAGCTGAGCCTCGAGTTGGTTACATAATTGGGCTCGACTTGGGTTCGCATCTCTCCGACGGCCTGGCAGACAGGCATCTAGCATTGTTGTGCCAAGTAGTTGGCTGGTGGGCCTGGCCTGGGCTTGATTCTTTAGCCTGCAGGTGGGGCTGGACTCAAGGTATTCAATAGTGGTAATGGTGGGGGTAATGCTGCTATGGACCTATAACTATCTAACttcttttcaaaagaaaatgtATCGGCCCCGTATCAAACAGTTACTtgcctgtaatggccattacaggtcAGTTATGggcatttttttttccagaacAGGTGTTGCAGCCCGCAACCGTGTAACGGGTCCTGCCAGTATGGTCATTATGAAAAGATTTTTGAATAACATGGCTGGACTTGGGTCCTTAGCTGTTTGACTGGACTTGAGCAGACTTCTTGTCCAGTGAGGCTGGCCCATTTGCAATCCTTTTTTTACACCCATTTTGAAAGACGCTGAACTTGGCATTACTCTTTCAATTTCTGAGGTTGACTCAGTTGAGTCAATGGGAGGTCGATTTGGCCAAATTGTTATATAACTGCGAGTTTCAAGTTGGTAGCCAGGACACCCAATCAGGGTGGCATCTACTCTCTGTGTTACATTATCCTAAGATGAAAATGGGCAAAATTACTAGTCGACAATCCACATTTTAATGGGGCCCCTATCAGATTGTTGAGATCATCATGGATGTTTGTGGTGTATCTCGCATCCACCACTGGGTGGACCATGTGAACAGTTGGCTCCACGTGTAGAGTAGTTTACTCTGGGAAATGTTTGCATAGCTCGCGAGAATGCCCATCCATGAGGGTCACTTTCTCCAGTGAGGGGTTGGGGAAATGACTTAACGGGCATGAAATCCACCCACACATCAGCAATTGTCCCTTTTGAGccttcatcccaaaagcacactGATtcaatcaaggtattccataacagtaatgaTGGCCGTGATGGCAGCACCGTTACTATTTTGACATGGGCTGTAATGGCCGTCACGGTTCAGTTCCGTACCGACCGTTATGGGGCTGTTACAGGACCCCTTACg belongs to Magnolia sinica isolate HGM2019 chromosome 8, MsV1, whole genome shotgun sequence and includes:
- the LOC131253653 gene encoding uncharacterized protein LOC131253653 isoform X9; its protein translation is MEEEKRRKKNKKKRGKQSKVTDVAFANGETAPAQNHHAQNSDNACIQNAGVSESDVEVNSHKTDDSRSVVLEEEIRQLEAEKHSWIRREASLEEKIRLLQVEKDSCMQKENSNKEMIARLNKVNIGLQAQVKELEESRNSLLQENQQLVESASFLEARIQYLERDVSFPASTAETTKQDPKDEDASSLVEAASAMVEKLVAENAELVEKVNELYIELDRRGGTVDRSSTTAGFNPAQLTSETTFAPDSLLQYSEKMPASIGRVESPASVQTVDGSIVVDNAELESTAGTSTWKEGLLEPPEISEISEIVQIPLEENEIHEVEVESPRAAEVGDDAAVPLTDAPLIGAPFRLISFMARYVSGADLVNNKNSSGSEQ